One segment of Alnus glutinosa chromosome 2, dhAlnGlut1.1, whole genome shotgun sequence DNA contains the following:
- the LOC133859769 gene encoding uncharacterized protein LOC133859769, with protein sequence MEDEAQKILALKRAYAEIILNTAKEAAARVMSSERKARSFQQDLRATKDEALRMLLRLKQMMDSKTTEADMTSLSQRRRIEELEAQLNEAEDVIADLRTELKQLWDALEKAKSNQMQRLDGRIMKEHGSSHENTAPEPIIPSPSSSGLEAVTVSKMKNAPLDQRVSVNKCCNTTKETKQLGVSLLDNYYAHNSDFASIIMKHKQPELYRNGFSQRIRAFERNFPHGKVPPSGDVDDQHSLEKNELITKAIDKDERRCHVSSTWTSNMEMMRNSTGEEVKKPLKKVCMSRRRKTRFGKAKATSRKSCPRPGQLMKLCQPSSFLSCHKTYSINGNIKSADGACTQPPIKVDKEEVKTVLNGKGKKMNSGDAIVSFRPLPVLSHCRTSSCSGNGNVKSGEDSLKVNETKSGIKPLTRLAPGLTLIKHYADPISGSTDLTVSIRAINKPGPIQNAVEDMELVDKSVLVKHEGDAAENLINLSSELDVGMINVPLMNSSLKDVEASEASNGSPSRVDNNRLLRYTFQRKRKRESSRKPDENTSFENSTIKRRAGEKQSGASELQDCSLGNGSSRDSRRLAQVARQLISLSGKRWW encoded by the exons ATGGAAGACGAAGCCCAG AAAATATTGGCGTTGAAGAGGGCGTACGCGGAGATAATTCTGAACACGGCGAAGGAGGCGGCGGCGCGTGTAATGTCGTCGGAGAGGAAAGCGCGTAGCTTTCAGCAGGATCTGCGCGCCACCAAGGACGAGGCGCTCCGAATGCTCCTCCGCCTTAAGCAAATGATGGATTCCAAG ACAACTGAAGCAGATATGACATCGTTGAGCCAGCGGAGACGGATAGAAGAGCTTGAAGCACAGCTCAATGAGGCAGAGGATGTGATAGCTGATCTTAGAACAGAGTTGAAGCAGTTATGGGATGCGTTGGAGAAGGCGAAAAGCAACCAAATGCAACGTTTAGATGGAAGAATCATGAAGGAACATGGATCTTCTCATGAAAACACAGCTCCTGAGCCCATCATACCCTCTCCTTCAAGTTCTGGACTTGAAGCTGTGACAGTTTCCAAAATGAAGAATGCACCATTGGATCAGAGAGTTTCAGTTAATAAGTGCTGTAATACAACTAAAGAAACTAAACAATTGGGTGTTTCTCTGTTGGATAACTATTATGCTCATAATTCTGACTTTGCCTCCATAATCATGAAACACAAGCAGCCTGAGCTGTACAGAAATGGATTTTCACAGAGAATTCGTGCATTTGAAAGAAACTTCCCGCATGGCAAAGTGCCTCCTTCTGGAGATGTAGATGATCAACATTCCCTCGAAAAGAATGAGTTGATCACTAAAGCTATTGATAAGGACGAAAGAAGATGTCATGTATCCTCAACTTGGACCAGTAACATGGAAATGATGAGGAACTCAACTGGAGAAGAAGTAAAGAAGCCTCTGAAGAAGGTCTGCATGTCACGAAGAAGGAAGACTCGATTTGGGAAAGCCAAAGCTACTTCAAGGAAGTCCTGTCCCCGTCCTGGTCAGCTTATGAAACTTTGTCAaccatcttcttttctttcctgtCATAAAACATACTCAATCAACGGGAACATTAAATCTGCTGACGGTGCCTGCACTCAACCACCTATCAAGGTAGACAAAGAGGAAGTCAAGACTGTTCTCAAtgggaaaggaaaaaagatgaaTAGTGGGGATGCTATTGTGTCATTCAGACCTCTGCCTGTTCTCTCCCATTGCAGAACTTCTTCATGTTCAGGCAATGGAAATGTCAAATCTGGTGAAGATAGTTTGAAAGTAAATGAAACCAAATCTGGGATTAAGCCATTGACCCGCTTGGCTCCAGGATTGACATTAATTAAACATTATGCAGATCCTATATCAGGTTCTACTGATCTTACTGTGAGCATTAGGGCGATTAATAAACCTGGACCTATCCAGAATGCAGTGGAGGACATGGAGTTGGTAGACAAGTCTGTGTTGGTAAAACATGAAGGTGATGCTGCAGAGAATTTGATTAATCTGAGCTCTGAGTTGGACGTTGGGATGATCAATGTACCACTGATGAACTCCTCTTTGAAAGATGTTGAAGCATCTGAAGCATCTAACGGTTCTCCTAGTCGAGTGGACAACAATAGGCTTCTGAGGTACACCTTTCAGAGGAAGCGCAAGAGGGAATCCTCTAGAAAGCCGGATGAAAATACTTCTTTTGAAAACAGCACCATTAAGAGAAGGGCTGGAGAAAAACAAAGTGGTGCATCGGAGCTACAAGATTGTAGCTTAGGTAATGGATCATCTAGAGATAGTCGCCGACTGGCTCAGGTTGCGCGTCAG CTTATTTCTTTGTCTGGGAAAAGATGGTGGTAG